The following are encoded together in the Triticum dicoccoides isolate Atlit2015 ecotype Zavitan chromosome 6B, WEW_v2.0, whole genome shotgun sequence genome:
- the LOC119326591 gene encoding uncharacterized protein LOC119326591 isoform X2, whose translation MPSPPPSFSSLCRRLFFLLTILFLLCSARSLEEVRALSVGDELVGEAIPLRYGRRLYRLAGLRPPAWYEIKISYPTSIPSSFSIRLVNDPNAVEDLGSKNRRLLNTEKIVFKAESTRPVYVLVMVEPEGVVAKPNVPERELALFNIVCDELLLGIPHFAWWVGTAALICIVLASIAPYFLPLYKLLNYEAAELTSVDAAKLS comes from the exons ATGCCATCTCCGCCGCCTTCATTCTCATCGCTATGCCGCCGCCTGTTCTTCCTCCTGACCATCCTCTTCCTGCTCTGCTCCGCGCGCAG CCTGGAGGAGGTCAGGGCCCTTAGCGTCGGCGATGAGCTGGTGGGCGAGGCCATCCCGCTTCGCTACGGCCGGAGGCTCTACAGGCTCGCCGGGCTACGGCCGCCCGCGTGGTACGAAATCAAGATCTCCTACCCGACCTCC ATACCGTCCAGCTTCTCCATTCGCCTCGTGAACGATCCTAATGCCGTTGAGGATTTGGGGAGTAAGAACAGGAGGTTGCTCAACACGGAGAAGATAGTTTTCAAGGCTGAGAGCACCAGGCCG GTTTATGTTCTTGTCATGGTGGAGCCTGAGGGTGTGGTTGCAAAGCCAAATGTGCCAGAGCGAGAGCTTGCCCTGTTCAACATTG TTTGCGACGAACTTTTGCTCGGGATCCCACATTTTGCCTGGTGGGTGGGAACTGCAGCATTAATTTGCATTGTGCTGGCATCAATAGCACCATATTTCCTCCCGCTGTACAAGCTACTTAACTATGAAGCTGCAGAATTGACCAGCGTTGATGCAGCTAAGCTTTCGTGA
- the LOC119326591 gene encoding uncharacterized protein LOC119326591 isoform X1 yields the protein MPSPPPSFSSLCRRLFFLLTILFLLCSARSSLEEVRALSVGDELVGEAIPLRYGRRLYRLAGLRPPAWYEIKISYPTSIPSSFSIRLVNDPNAVEDLGSKNRRLLNTEKIVFKAESTRPVYVLVMVEPEGVVAKPNVPERELALFNIVCDELLLGIPHFAWWVGTAALICIVLASIAPYFLPLYKLLNYEAAELTSVDAAKLS from the exons ATGCCATCTCCGCCGCCTTCATTCTCATCGCTATGCCGCCGCCTGTTCTTCCTCCTGACCATCCTCTTCCTGCTCTGCTCCGCGCGCAG CAGCCTGGAGGAGGTCAGGGCCCTTAGCGTCGGCGATGAGCTGGTGGGCGAGGCCATCCCGCTTCGCTACGGCCGGAGGCTCTACAGGCTCGCCGGGCTACGGCCGCCCGCGTGGTACGAAATCAAGATCTCCTACCCGACCTCC ATACCGTCCAGCTTCTCCATTCGCCTCGTGAACGATCCTAATGCCGTTGAGGATTTGGGGAGTAAGAACAGGAGGTTGCTCAACACGGAGAAGATAGTTTTCAAGGCTGAGAGCACCAGGCCG GTTTATGTTCTTGTCATGGTGGAGCCTGAGGGTGTGGTTGCAAAGCCAAATGTGCCAGAGCGAGAGCTTGCCCTGTTCAACATTG TTTGCGACGAACTTTTGCTCGGGATCCCACATTTTGCCTGGTGGGTGGGAACTGCAGCATTAATTTGCATTGTGCTGGCATCAATAGCACCATATTTCCTCCCGCTGTACAAGCTACTTAACTATGAAGCTGCAGAATTGACCAGCGTTGATGCAGCTAAGCTTTCGTGA